The Gallus gallus isolate bGalGal1 chromosome 23, bGalGal1.mat.broiler.GRCg7b, whole genome shotgun sequence genome includes a region encoding these proteins:
- the SERINC2 gene encoding serine incorporator 2 precursor has translation MGACLGVCSLLSCVSCLCGSAPCLLCGCCPSARNSTISRLLFTFFLFLSTLVSIIMIIPGVEKELHKLPGFCRGSDSVLGVQADVDCSGFLGHKAVYRMGFATAAFFFLFAMLMVCVRSSKDPRAAIQNGFWFFKFLLLVGLTVGAFYIPDGSFTAVWFYFGVVGSFLFILIQLILLIDFAHSWSQLWLRNAGESNAKGWYAALCTVTFIFYAASIAAIALLYVYYTKPQGCTEGKVLISINLILCVIISAISILPKIQEAQPHSGLLQASLITLYTVFITWSALANVPTQECNPTLLLRNSTGSAAAPQTLTTWWDAPSIVGLVVFILCTLFISVRSSDHTQVNKLMLTEESGAGAGAEAAAESGVHRAYDNEQEGVTYSYSFFHLCLLLAALYIMMTLTNWYRPDNSLQVLHSPWTAVWVKISSSWAGLLLYVWTLVAPLVLPERDFS, from the exons ATGGGGGCCTGCCTGGGGGTCTGCTCGCTGCTCAGCTGC GTGTCCTGCCTGTGTGGCTCAGCACCATGCCTGCTCTGCGGCTGCTGCCCCTCAGCCAGGAACTCCACCATCTCCCGTCTGCTCTTcaccttcttcctcttcctcagtACACTCGTTTCCATCATCATGATCATCCCCGGCGTGGAGAAGGAGCTGCACAAG CTCCCGGGTTTCTGCAGGGGCAGCGACTCAGTGCTGGGAGTCCAAGCTGACGTTGACTGCAGTGGTTTCCTGGGCCATAAGGCTGTGTACCGCATGGGCTTTGCCACGGCtgccttcttcttcctctttgccaTGCTGATGGTGTGCGTGCGCAGCAGCAAAGACCCACGAGCTGCCATACAGAATGG CTTCTGGTTCTTCAagttcctgctgctggtggggctcaCGGTGGGGGCCTTCTACATCCCTGATGGCTCCTTTACAGCAG TTTGGTTCTACTTCGGCGTGGTTGGCtccttcctcttcatcctcatccaGCTCATCCTCCTCATCGACTTTGCCCACTCTTGGAGCCAACTGTGGCTGCGCAATGCAGGCGAGAGCAATGCCAAGGGCTGGTATGCAG ccCTTTGCACCGTCACCTTCATCTTCTATGCCGCCTCCATCGCGGCCATCGCTTTGCTCTATGTCTACTACACCAAACCCCAGGGCTGCACGGAGGGCAAAGTCCTCATCAGCATCAACCTCATCCTCTGCGTCATCATCTCGGCCATATCCATCCTGCCCAAAATCCAG GAAGCTCAGCCACactcagggctgctgcaggcatCTCTCATCACCCTTTACACCGTCTTCATCACTTGGTCTGCCCTGGCCAACGTCCCCA cccaggaGTGTAAccccacactgctgctgagaAACAGTACCggctcagctgcagccccacagacgCTGACAACGTGGTGGGATGCGCCGAGCATCGTGGGGCTGGTGGTCTTCATCCTCTGCACGCTCTTCATCAG CGTCCGCTCCTCAGACCACACCCAGGTCAATAAGCTGATGCTGACGGAGGAGAGCggagctggagctggggctgaggcagcagcagagagcggGGTGCACCGTGCCTATGACAACGAGCAGGAGGGCGTCACCTACAGCTACAGCTTCTTCcacctctgcctcctcctcgCTGCCCTCTACATCATGATGACCCTCACCAACTGGTACAG GCCTGACAACAGCCTGCAGGTGCTGCACAGCCCTTGGACTGCCGTGTGGGTGAAGATCAGCTCCAGCTGGGCCGGGCTGCTGCTCTACGTGTGGACATTGGTGGCCCCCCTGGTGCTGCCGGAGCGGGATttcagctga
- the FABP3 gene encoding fatty acid-binding protein, heart, with translation MVEAFVGTWKLVDTANFDEYMKALGVGFATRQMAGLTKPTTIIEVDGDKVTVKTHSTFKNTEISFKLDEEFDETTADDRHVKSLVKLDGGKLVHVQKWDGKETSLVRELKDGKLILTLTMGNVVSTRTYEKAS, from the exons ATGGTGGAAGCGTTCGTGGGCACCTGGAAGCTGGTGGATACGGCCAATTTCGATGAGTACATGAAGGCGTTGG GGGTGGGCTTTGCCACCAGGCAGATGGCCGGCCTGACCAAACCCACCACCATCATCGAGGTGGATGGCGACAAGGTGACGGTGAAGACCCATAGCACCTTCAAGAACACAGAGATCAGCTTCAAGCTGGATGAGGAGTTCGATGAGACCACGGCCGATGACAGGCATGTCAAG TCCTTGGTCAAGCTAGATGGAGGCAAGCTGGTCCACGTGCAGAAGTGGGATGGGAAGGAGACATCGCTAGTGCGGGAGCTGAAGGATGGGAAGTTGATTCtg ACTCTCACCATGGGCAACGTGGTCTCCACCCGCACCTATGAGAAGGCATCATAG
- the SERINC2 gene encoding serine incorporator 2 isoform X1, whose translation MIIPGVEKELHKLPGFCRGSDSVLGVQADVDCSGFLGHKAVYRMGFATAAFFFLFAMLMVCVRSSKDPRAAIQNGFWFFKFLLLVGLTVGAFYIPDGSFTAVWFYFGVVGSFLFILIQLILLIDFAHSWSQLWLRNAGESNAKGWYAALCTVTFIFYAASIAAIALLYVYYTKPQGCTEGKVLISINLILCVIISAISILPKIQEAQPHSGLLQASLITLYTVFITWSALANVPTQECNPTLLLRNSTGSAAAPQTLTTWWDAPSIVGLVVFILCTLFISVRSSDHTQVNKLMLTEESGAGAGAEAAAESGVHRAYDNEQEGVTYSYSFFHLCLLLAALYIMMTLTNWYRPDNSLQVLHSPWTAVWVKISSSWAGLLLYVWTLVAPLVLPERDFS comes from the exons ATGATCATCCCCGGCGTGGAGAAGGAGCTGCACAAG CTCCCGGGTTTCTGCAGGGGCAGCGACTCAGTGCTGGGAGTCCAAGCTGACGTTGACTGCAGTGGTTTCCTGGGCCATAAGGCTGTGTACCGCATGGGCTTTGCCACGGCtgccttcttcttcctctttgccaTGCTGATGGTGTGCGTGCGCAGCAGCAAAGACCCACGAGCTGCCATACAGAATGG CTTCTGGTTCTTCAagttcctgctgctggtggggctcaCGGTGGGGGCCTTCTACATCCCTGATGGCTCCTTTACAGCAG TTTGGTTCTACTTCGGCGTGGTTGGCtccttcctcttcatcctcatccaGCTCATCCTCCTCATCGACTTTGCCCACTCTTGGAGCCAACTGTGGCTGCGCAATGCAGGCGAGAGCAATGCCAAGGGCTGGTATGCAG ccCTTTGCACCGTCACCTTCATCTTCTATGCCGCCTCCATCGCGGCCATCGCTTTGCTCTATGTCTACTACACCAAACCCCAGGGCTGCACGGAGGGCAAAGTCCTCATCAGCATCAACCTCATCCTCTGCGTCATCATCTCGGCCATATCCATCCTGCCCAAAATCCAG GAAGCTCAGCCACactcagggctgctgcaggcatCTCTCATCACCCTTTACACCGTCTTCATCACTTGGTCTGCCCTGGCCAACGTCCCCA cccaggaGTGTAAccccacactgctgctgagaAACAGTACCggctcagctgcagccccacagacgCTGACAACGTGGTGGGATGCGCCGAGCATCGTGGGGCTGGTGGTCTTCATCCTCTGCACGCTCTTCATCAG CGTCCGCTCCTCAGACCACACCCAGGTCAATAAGCTGATGCTGACGGAGGAGAGCggagctggagctggggctgaggcagcagcagagagcggGGTGCACCGTGCCTATGACAACGAGCAGGAGGGCGTCACCTACAGCTACAGCTTCTTCcacctctgcctcctcctcgCTGCCCTCTACATCATGATGACCCTCACCAACTGGTACAG GCCTGACAACAGCCTGCAGGTGCTGCACAGCCCTTGGACTGCCGTGTGGGTGAAGATCAGCTCCAGCTGGGCCGGGCTGCTGCTCTACGTGTGGACATTGGTGGCCCCCCTGGTGCTGCCGGAGCGGGATttcagctga